A region of Dermochelys coriacea isolate rDerCor1 chromosome 1, rDerCor1.pri.v4, whole genome shotgun sequence DNA encodes the following proteins:
- the GSG1 gene encoding germ cell-specific gene 1 protein, which produces MELLKILPWHRAVLAVVLNLLALSLSTTALLGSYWCVGTQKVPKPLCGKGKATECIGVHMSGDGGASNSSSQDVVHYSWETGDDRFAFRYFHTGMWLSCEENMEGPDEKCRSFIELSPPAERGILWLSLGSEMVYISLLLISFILLLIEMLYTGNPVCGLKLNAFAAVSSVLSGLLGMVAHMMYSQVFQATVNLGPEDWRPHSWDYGWAFYMAWASFTCCMASAVTTLNTYTKTVLEFKRNHIKGYDGSFKDRSQHHQCFMQQQHHREQMSSYYQPRDKPLHSISEGVDFYSELQQKVLQQEPELDEVLGQSIGEDHC; this is translated from the exons ATGGAACTGCTGAAAATCCTGCCCTGGCATCGTGCTGTCTTGGCAGTTGTCCTGAATCtgctggctctcagcctttcTACCACAGCCTTGCTTGGCAGCTACTGGTGTGTTGGGACTCAGAAGGTGCCCAAGCCTTTGTGTGGCAAGGGCAAAGCCACCGAATGCATCGGTGTCCACATGTCCGGTGACGGAGGTGCTAGCAATTCTTCATCCCAGGATGTAGTGCACTACAGCTGGGAGACCGGGGACGACCGCTTTGCCTTCCGATACTTCCACACTGGCATGTGGCTTTCCTGTGAGGAGAACATGGAAGGGCCAG ATGAGAAATGTCGTAGCTTCATTGAGCTTTCACCCCCCGCAGAGAGAG GAATCCTGTGGCTGTCATTGGGTTCAGAGATGGTCTACATCAGCTTACTGCTCATTAGTTTCATCCTGCTGCTGATAGAAATGCTGTACACTGGGAATCCAGTCTGCGGGCTGAAGCTCAATGCCTTTGCTGCGGTCTCCTCTGTGCTGTCTG GCCTGCTGGGGATGGTGGCTCACATGATGTACTCACAAGTCTTCCAAGCAACTGTCAATCTGGGGCCAGAGGACTGGAGACCGCACTCATGGGACTATGGCTGGGCTTTCTA CATGGCCTGGGCCTCCTTCACCTGCTGCATGGCCTCTGCTGTTACCACTCTCAACACTTACACCAAGACTGTGCTGGAGTTCAAGCGTAACCACATCAAAGGCTACGATGGGAGCTTCAAGGACCGGTCACAGCACCACCAGTGCttcatgcagcagcagcaccacaggGAGCAGATGAGCAGCTACTACCAGCCGCGAGACAAGCCCCTCCACTCCATCTCAGAGGGGGTCGACTTTTATTCCGAGCTGCAGCAGAAGGTGCTTCAGCAGGAACCTGAACTAGACGAGGTCTTGGGACAGTCCATCGGGGAAGATCACTGttag